Proteins encoded together in one Gemmatimonadaceae bacterium window:
- a CDS encoding ammonia-forming cytochrome c nitrite reductase subunit c552, translating into MAVAVLVAVGATAGLRAVLTHSPFSRTAATTAAAVFVGSERCRSCHRPESDAWRGSHHKAAMAEATAKTVLGSFADATIEYAGMTSRFFKRDGKYYVRTDGSDGRLADFEIRYTFGVYPLQQYLVELPNGGGRIQALPIAWDARSKAEGGQRWFHLNADERVTSTDELHWTRPSHNWNYMCADCHSTAVRKNYDAVADRFTTQWSEVSVGCEACHGPGSRHVSWATAGGGASRSDSTYGLVNLLNERRDVRWSVSSATGNAIRSHPRSSEREIQTCAQCHSRRAQIADGYTAGKPYYDYYRPALLESPLYYADGQQRGEVYEWGSFLQSKMYAHGVTCSDCHDPHGGGLRNASHDRPSGVCANCHLATKYETPEHQHHPAAAGVTCVSCHMPTTTYMTVDARRDHSLRIPRPELTTRLGTPNACSTCHSSRRADWAAQQVASWRNGDTVFRGHQRFADALTASERGESGAQALLRALVADTSQPAIARATAASDLASPDDRATLMAVATALDAPNPLLRLGAMRSLLMFPPARRAQLVAPLLSDSMRAVRIDAAGMHPGKAFVTDDSQRSALEQAANEFVASQRYDADRAEGRTRLGTYLAVQGDLAGAGSELLDAIKRDPFFIPAYANLADVYRAQGPAHDADAEQILRRGLSLGPQNAPLHYALGLTLVRLGQKKAAVAEFERATTLAPTDARFLYTYAVALYSAGNVNASLKMLERLLATDENNRDALGALASYLKEQGHPELATTYENRLRALELQDPR; encoded by the coding sequence GTGGCTGTCGCGGTCCTGGTCGCTGTGGGCGCGACCGCGGGGTTGCGGGCGGTTCTCACGCACTCGCCGTTTTCCCGCACCGCCGCGACCACGGCAGCGGCGGTCTTCGTCGGCAGCGAGCGGTGCCGATCCTGTCACCGCCCCGAGAGCGATGCGTGGCGCGGTTCGCATCACAAGGCCGCGATGGCCGAGGCGACGGCGAAGACCGTGTTGGGCAGCTTTGCCGACGCCACCATCGAGTACGCCGGCATGACGAGCCGGTTCTTCAAGCGCGACGGGAAGTATTACGTGCGCACCGACGGCAGCGACGGGCGTCTCGCCGACTTCGAGATTCGTTACACCTTCGGCGTCTACCCGCTTCAGCAGTACCTGGTCGAGTTGCCGAACGGAGGCGGGCGCATTCAAGCCTTGCCGATCGCGTGGGACGCGCGGTCGAAAGCCGAGGGCGGCCAGCGCTGGTTCCACCTGAACGCCGACGAACGCGTGACGAGCACCGACGAGCTCCACTGGACACGCCCGTCGCACAATTGGAACTACATGTGCGCCGACTGTCACTCGACCGCGGTGCGCAAGAACTACGACGCCGTCGCCGATCGATTCACGACGCAGTGGTCGGAAGTCAGCGTGGGGTGTGAAGCATGTCACGGTCCGGGCTCGCGTCACGTATCGTGGGCGACCGCGGGGGGGGGCGCGTCACGATCCGATTCGACCTACGGGCTGGTCAACTTGCTCAACGAGCGCCGCGACGTCCGATGGTCCGTGAGCTCGGCGACGGGCAACGCGATCCGCTCGCATCCGCGGTCCAGCGAGCGCGAAATCCAAACCTGCGCGCAGTGTCATTCGCGCCGCGCCCAAATCGCCGACGGCTACACGGCCGGAAAGCCCTACTACGACTATTACCGCCCCGCGTTGTTGGAATCGCCGCTCTACTACGCGGACGGTCAGCAGCGCGGAGAAGTGTACGAGTGGGGGTCGTTCCTGCAGAGCAAGATGTACGCGCACGGCGTGACCTGCAGCGATTGCCATGATCCGCATGGCGGCGGCTTACGCAATGCGTCCCACGATCGCCCCAGCGGCGTGTGTGCGAACTGCCACTTGGCCACGAAGTACGAAACCCCTGAGCACCAGCATCACCCCGCGGCAGCCGGCGTGACGTGCGTGTCGTGTCACATGCCGACGACCACGTACATGACCGTTGACGCCCGGCGCGATCACAGTTTGCGAATACCGCGCCCCGAGCTTACGACGCGGCTCGGCACGCCCAACGCGTGCAGTACCTGTCACTCCTCGCGCCGCGCAGACTGGGCGGCCCAGCAAGTTGCGTCGTGGCGCAACGGCGATACCGTGTTCCGCGGCCATCAGCGGTTCGCCGATGCGCTCACCGCTTCTGAACGCGGGGAGAGCGGTGCGCAGGCGTTGTTGCGCGCCCTCGTCGCCGACACGTCACAGCCGGCGATCGCGCGAGCGACCGCGGCCTCCGACTTGGCCTCCCCGGACGATCGCGCGACGCTCATGGCGGTGGCGACGGCACTCGACGCACCGAATCCGCTGCTGCGGCTCGGCGCGATGAGATCGCTGCTCATGTTCCCCCCCGCCCGGCGAGCGCAGCTCGTCGCCCCACTGTTGTCCGACTCGATGCGAGCGGTGCGCATCGACGCGGCGGGAATGCACCCTGGCAAAGCGTTCGTGACCGATGACAGCCAGCGGTCGGCGCTCGAGCAGGCGGCCAACGAATTCGTCGCCTCACAGCGCTACGACGCGGACAGAGCGGAAGGCCGGACCCGTCTCGGTACATACCTGGCCGTGCAAGGCGATCTGGCGGGCGCCGGTTCCGAGCTGCTCGACGCGATCAAACGCGATCCTTTTTTCATCCCGGCGTACGCCAACCTCGCCGACGTCTATCGCGCGCAGGGGCCGGCGCACGACGCGGATGCCGAGCAGATTCTGCGACGGGGGTTGTCGCTCGGACCGCAGAATGCCCCTTTGCACTACGCCCTTGGCCTCACCCTCGTGCGCCTCGGTCAAAAAAAGGCCGCGGTGGCCGAGTTCGAGCGCGCCACGACGCTCGCTCCAACCGACGCGCGCTTTCTATATACGTATGCCGTTGCGCTGTACTCGGCGGGTAACGTGAACGCGTCGCTGAAGATGCTCGAGAGACTTCTCGCAACGGACGAGAACAATCGCGACGCGCTCGGCGCGCTGGCGAGCTATCTCAAAGAGCAAGGTCATCCCGAGCTCGCAACGACATACGAGAACCGACTCCGTGCGCTGGAGCTCCAGGATCCGCGGTAA